A section of the Citrus sinensis cultivar Valencia sweet orange chromosome 8, DVS_A1.0, whole genome shotgun sequence genome encodes:
- the LOC102608372 gene encoding CLAVATA3/ESR (CLE)-related protein 46, which translates to MAPKALNNTQSTSSTSMHHFKTKMRGHSLVTILLAWLLLSAYQQHYSNKVAVQAVESVEFQPGQVGSRSQTRKVLPTWVERKKIRRSPSGPNPVGNQHPPSRH; encoded by the exons ATGGCTCCGAAAGCACTCAACAATACCCAAAGCACTTCTAGCACTAGCATGCACCACTTTAAGACCAAGATGAGAGGTCACTCTCTAGTCACTATTCTCTTAGCATGGCTTCTGCTTTCAGCTTATCAACAGCATTACTCCAACAAAGTCGCGGTTCAGGCTGTTGAATcag TTGAATTTCAACCTGGACAAGTTGGCTCGAGGTCACAAACAAGAAAAGTATTGCCCACTTGG GTTGAGAGGAAGAAAATTCGTAGAAGTCCGTCCGGGCCGAACCCCGTGGGGAATCAGCACCCGCCATCGAGGCATTGA
- the LOC102608077 gene encoding probable serine/threonine-protein kinase PBL18: MISTWTSIRCSRGFIAPQYHHHLRGMGNCCGRSAKCAHASSSNFSGNAKPRDKGKQEDSTHSGQQTSLESLNKSLIASKANASANSNVRSFSFNDLKIATKNFCSDYLLGEGGFGCVFKGWIDQNTFAPTKPGSGIVVAIKRLKAESFQGHKEWLTEVIYLGQLRHENLVKLIGYCSESDNRLLVYEFMPKGSLENHLFRKGVQPISWPTRVKIAIDVARGLSFLHGLDANVIYRDLKASNVLLDSNFNAKLSDFGLARDGPTGDNTHVSTRIVGTRGYAAPEYVATGHLTPKSDVYSFGVVLLELLSGRRALDEDRGGLAEQTLVEWADPFLRDSRRVLRIMDTRLGGQYSKKEAQAVAAVVLQCLHMDPKNRPSMVDVLTSLEQLHTPQDMPRTPPPAKLHHHHHHHHHHQGIKHTNPPRKTSVTNSK, translated from the exons ATGATATCGACTTGGACTTCAATAAGATGTTCCAGAGGATTCATTGCTCCccaatatcatcatcatcttcgtGGAATGGGGAATTGCTGCGGAAGATCTGCTAAGTGTGCTCATGCTTCTTCGTCTAATTTTTCCG GAAATGCAAAACCCCGAGATAAGGGAAAGCAGGAGGATTCTACACATTCCGGCCAGCAAACGTCTTTGGAAAGtttgaacaaatctctaaTAGCATCTAAAGCTAATGCATCTGCTAATAGCAATGTCAGATCCTTCAGCTTCAATGATCTCAAAATTGCCACCAAGAACTTTTGCTCGGATTATCTTCTCGGAGAGGGAGGATTTGGGTGTGTATTCAAAGGGTGGATTGATCAAAACACTTTTGCTCCCACTAAACCTGGAAGCGGAATTGTGGTAGCCATCAAGAGACTTAAAGCTGAAAGTTTTCAAGGTCACAAGGAATGGCTT ACTGAAGTAATCTATTTAGGCCAGCTTCGCCATGAAAATCTGGTGAAACTCATTGGATACTGTTCGGAATCAGATAACAGACTTTTAGTATATGAGTTTATGCCAAAAGGAAGCCTGGAGAATCATTTATTTCGAa AAGGTGTTCAACCAATTAGTTGGCCTACACGGGTGAAAATTGCAATTGATGTTGCTCGGGGATTGTCTTTCTTACATGGTTTAGATGCCAATGTCATCTACCGTGATTTAAAGGCTTCAAACGTTCTACTTGATTCG AACTTCAATGCAAAGCTTTCAGACTTTGGGTTAGCAAGGGATGGTCCTACTGGAGATAACACTCATGTTTCAACTAGAATCGTGGGAACACGAGGTTATGCTGCACCAGAATATGTAGCAACAG GTCACTTGACACCGAAGAGTGATGTATACAGCTTCGGTGTTGTCTTGTTAGAGCTGCTATCAGGGAGACGGGCACTGGACGAAGACAGAGGTGGGCTTGCTGAACAAACCCTTGTGGAATGGGCAGACCCATTCTTGAGAGACAGCAGGCGTGTATTGAGAATCATGGACACAAGGTTGGGTGGTCAGTACTCCAAGAAAGAAGCCCAAGCCGTTGCTGCTGTTGTGTTGCAGTGCCTACACATGGATCCAAAGAATAGGCCATCAATGGTTGATGTTCTAACCTCATTGGAGCAACTCCACACCCCACAGGACATGCCAAGAACACCCCCACCAGCTAAGCTACATCATCACcaccatcatcaccatcatcatcaaggGATCAAACACACTAATCCCCCTCGCAAGACATCAGTCACAAATTCAAAGTGA
- the LOC102608668 gene encoding inner membrane protein PPF-1, chloroplastic — translation MTKTLISSPPFVGTPLPSPLSSLSRHGLHPLPNRRLASTRVRLSFQEIPPILSLDSSIDLNSVFSRTESLLYTLADAAVSLDSASGGAASTSADGATQKNGGWFGFISEAMEFVLKILKDGIDAVHVPYSYGFAIILLTVIVKVATFPLTKKQVESTLAMQNLQPKIKAIQQRYAGNQERIQLETSRLYRQAGVNPLAGCLPTLATIPVWIGLYQALSNVANEGLLTEGFFWIPSLSGPTTIAARQSGSGISWLLPFVDGHPPLGWHDTAAYLVLPVLLVVSQYASMELMKPPQTDDPAQKNTLLVFKFLPLMIGYFSLSVPSGLSIYWFTNNVLSTAQQVWLRKLGGAKPVVTENASEIITAGRAKRSVSQPSRAGDRFRQLKEEEKGKKLNKALPAEDVQTMNSASDSEGESDGEKGQGVLEEAYASNRSKQVPDPSRPRKSKRSKRKRAV, via the exons ATGACGAAAACTCTGATTTCATCTCCACCGTTCGTCGGCACACCACTCCCTTCACCATTATCGTCACTCTCTCGCCACGGGCTCCACCCGCTTCCTAACCGTAGACTCGCCTCCACCAGAGTTAGACTCAGCTTCCAAGAAATTCCTCCAATTCTCTCCCTCGACTCTTCTATCGATCTCAACTCAGTTTTTAGTCGAACTGAGAGCTTGCTTTACACGCTGGCAGACGCTGCCGTTTCACTTGATTCTGCTTCTGGCGGAGCTGCCTCCACGTCAGCTGATGGGGCTACGCAGAAAAACGGCGGCTGGTTCGGTTTTATCTCTGAAGCTATGGAATTCGTTCTCAAG ATATTGAAGGATGGGATTGATGCTGTTCATGTGCCGTATTCATATGGCTTTGCAATAATTTTGTTGACAGTTATTGTTAAAGTTGCCACATTTCCTTTAACAAAGAAACAG GTGGAATCAACATTAGCAATGCAAAACCTTCAACCTAAGATCAAAGCTATTCAACAAAGATATGCTGGCAATCAG GAAAGAATTCAGCTTGAGACATCACGTTTATACCGGCAGGCTGGGGTTAATCCATTAGCAG GTTGTTTGCCAACATTGGCTACTATACCAGTCTGGATAGGTCTCTATCAAGCTCTTTCAAATGTGGCAAATGAG GGTCTGTTAACAGAAGGTTTCTTTTGGATACCCTCATTGTCTGGGCCAACTACGATTGCTGCTCGACAAAGTGGATCTGGCATTTCCTGGCTCTTACCGTTTGtg GATGGCCATCCGCCATTGGGCTGGCATGACACTGCTgcataccttgttttacctgTCCTTCTTGTCGTTTCACAGTATGCTTCAATGGAGCTCATGAAACCTCCCCAG ACAGATGATCCAGCTCAAAAGAACACACTTCTTGTTTTCAAGTTTCTTCCACTCATGATTGGCTACTTTTCCTTGTCGGTCCCATCGGGATTATCAATTTACTG GTTCACAAATAATGTTCTCAGCACAGCACAACAAGTGTGGTTACGAAAACTTGGTGGTGCAAAGCCTGTTGTTACTGAGAATGCGAGTGAAATCATCACTGCAGGACGTGCAAAGCGATCAGTCTCTCAGCCATCCCGGGCTGGTGATAG ATTTAgacaattaaaagaagaagagaagggGAAGAAGTTGAACAAGGCATTGCCAGCAGAAGACGTTCAAACCATGAATTCTGCATCAGATTCTGAAGGGGAATCTGATGGAGAGAAG GGCCAGGGGGTTCTAGAAGAGGCTTATGCCTCCAACAGGAGCAAACAGGTTCCTGATCCTTCACGGCCGAGGAAAAGCAAGCGTTCAAAGCGGAAGCGTGCTGTATAA